In a single window of the Caldilineales bacterium genome:
- a CDS encoding S8 family serine peptidase — protein sequence MKIWPRSLAIRLIVLAALFLGGGFLLFQGVVRGDPQPPAVDAAVDGSKKFKDDELLVKFAPETTAESIRSLMDRYNLKERRYTGEIGIHLFKTRKGEATSTAAALVAEPGVAWAELNYIVEGTVDPTDPDYNNPALVYAPQLIDAPAGWDITTGSPGVVVAIIDSGISPAHPELAGRLLPGHNFVPEPENDNTADDNGHGTHVAGIAAAAMNNGQGSTGLAPGVSLLPVKVLNAANNGSWADIAAGIIYATNHGAQIINLSLGGPVYSQTLYDAIRYAHDHGVFVAAAAGNAYNSNPFYPASFAEVMSVTAIDAESSLWPYSNFGPAVDVTAPGVDIWSSYWRTSDPNSYTKLSGTSMATPHVSGLAALLLSIRPDLKPTDLQALIEGTAVDLGAPGWDAYYGHGRIDVGAALVAGQSWVPFTPTPAPTDTPTPTETPTPTPTATITPTSTATPTPVPYLQRVNVGGTVYNDTSGNTWAADKAFVPGSWGSTAGNNKSSGASLANTNDDPLYQKYKEISGEYQFTAPNGVYQITLKFAEFAVSGAGQRRERITIEGVVVEDALDIFALAGGKNLALDRSYVANVSDGLLNIAFAQNGGTKTPVVSAIEVRQLGSNETPIPTPTPTPTATPTATPTPYLLRVNAAGNAYTDNLGQTWQADTGGTWQWNREATPRFVADLAGSQIVDAALYQDWQEGNKVEFKTSLPNGPYRVGLRLADFDATAAGQRVMKVVLESYQVEVGLDVFSLVGGRAALDRSYVVTVTDGQLNIVLERVAGNLLPAILGAVEIQAYDPDAVEPPTPGPYLRRVNVGRLISYVDTQNQTWEPDQAWNGSWGYLDGATASAAVNETAAVANTLDDPLYQGWRNKVNQYQFAAPAGVYRLLFKFAEFESSSANNRLMRLSIEGAVVESALDVWAQVGAETAHDRVYYAQMTDGILNLAFAKAGGSRNPMISAVEVQQIGDIGGPYANILDLTDAAGASISSVRIGNRLYVTLPDADENSDNGSAQTVVVQALDTVSGDQEAVTLTEIAADIGVFRGGFMLSSAVGQAVNDGILNTATGHTLLVCYADANDSTDQRCNTVVTLAPGSADLQLSAYFSDDTPDENQTVSAQLTVRNNHGPDAATNLVIDVLAPVGIAVQSYNATQGVFDATSRQWYIESLPKDAEAVLSANGIVTARSGEYLTGGGTVRVMDQSERTPGNETAGGSVMVNPVDMRVTLAANDTTPDEGQTIRLTVAAKNLGPAALASGLAVAAPVPASLELMAASVEQGSYDASSGLWTVGSLGLNVEKRLFLDVRPRPGTGGQTVVANANLSAVDQAETNAGNNAAAVSLAVNGVDIVITATANAAVAAEGQSVTLTISAKNDGPGSLASGIVVRDVLPSGLSFLSALAEQGSYSQATGLWTLGSLSKGTTKRLTLAAQVATGTMGQTLVDVAELTAVDQYETDATDNSSSVALTVATPTPTATPTRTPTPTPTFTPTPTLTPTPTNTPTPTDTPTATPLPPPNQTVADDFDPNADYTGSDGTEPWLGFWQTLGDASGQVGSYVQIQPGCQSGACLSISVGGGIPGHGIRRAVDLAGVLAPELAFDLDAGAGSADGQLAVQASLDGADWTTLATFILGGSYPTHQTLALGGLTGASTQIRFYVVAAAAEQATMYVDNVTVSFFRPPPTPTPTETPTATPTPTLTPTPTETPTATATPTLTSTPTPPPYLKRVNSGGLAYTDGLGQVWSADQSYGAAGWWGYISGSAKSTTKAVAGTSDDLLYQKWRENPVEYRFAVPNGVYQVTLKFAEFEVSKATDRLMMITIEGVVVQSSLSIYGLVGKETALDRSYAVTVTDGELNILFAKNGGRKPPVISAIEIRP from the coding sequence ATGAAAATTTGGCCTCGCAGTCTCGCCATCAGGCTTATCGTGCTGGCCGCACTCTTTTTGGGTGGGGGCTTTTTGCTTTTCCAGGGCGTGGTCAGAGGCGATCCGCAGCCACCAGCAGTCGATGCGGCGGTCGATGGCAGCAAAAAATTCAAAGATGATGAGTTGTTGGTGAAATTCGCGCCGGAGACAACCGCCGAGTCGATCCGGTCGCTGATGGATCGCTACAATCTGAAAGAAAGGCGCTATACGGGCGAGATCGGCATCCATCTGTTCAAGACCAGGAAGGGCGAGGCGACGAGCACGGCGGCGGCGCTGGTGGCTGAGCCGGGCGTGGCCTGGGCCGAATTGAACTATATCGTCGAAGGGACGGTCGATCCGACCGACCCTGACTACAACAACCCGGCCCTGGTTTATGCGCCGCAGCTGATCGACGCCCCCGCCGGCTGGGACATCACCACCGGCAGCCCCGGCGTGGTCGTCGCCATCATCGACTCCGGCATCTCACCCGCACACCCCGAACTGGCCGGCCGCCTGCTTCCCGGCCACAACTTCGTCCCCGAACCGGAGAACGACAATACAGCCGATGACAACGGTCACGGCACCCATGTCGCCGGCATCGCCGCCGCCGCCATGAACAACGGCCAGGGTTCCACCGGCCTGGCCCCCGGCGTGAGCCTGCTGCCGGTGAAAGTGCTGAACGCGGCCAACAACGGCAGCTGGGCCGACATCGCCGCCGGCATCATCTATGCCACCAACCACGGCGCCCAGATCATCAACCTCAGCCTGGGCGGGCCGGTCTATTCGCAGACGCTCTACGACGCCATCCGCTACGCCCATGACCACGGCGTCTTTGTGGCGGCGGCGGCGGGCAACGCCTACAACAGCAATCCGTTCTATCCGGCCTCCTTCGCCGAGGTCATGTCGGTGACCGCCATCGACGCCGAGAGCAGCCTGTGGCCCTACAGCAATTTTGGGCCGGCGGTCGATGTCACGGCGCCGGGCGTCGATATCTGGAGCAGCTACTGGCGGACGAGTGACCCGAACTCGTACACCAAGCTTTCGGGCACCTCGATGGCGACGCCGCACGTCAGCGGTTTGGCGGCGCTGCTGTTGTCCATCCGTCCCGATCTGAAGCCGACCGATCTGCAGGCGTTGATCGAGGGCACGGCGGTCGATTTGGGCGCACCTGGCTGGGATGCCTACTACGGACACGGGCGCATCGATGTGGGCGCCGCTCTGGTCGCCGGCCAGTCGTGGGTCCCCTTCACCCCCACTCCGGCGCCAACCGACACCCCCACCCCCACCGAAACCCCCACCCCCACACCGACGGCTACGATCACACCCACCAGCACGGCCACACCCACCCCTGTTCCTTATCTGCAGCGGGTCAACGTGGGCGGCACGGTCTACAACGATACTTCCGGCAACACCTGGGCCGCTGACAAGGCTTTTGTCCCTGGTTCCTGGGGTTCTACCGCTGGCAACAATAAGTCCTCTGGTGCATCGCTGGCCAACACCAACGACGATCCCCTGTATCAAAAGTACAAGGAGATCAGCGGCGAGTACCAGTTCACGGCCCCCAACGGCGTCTACCAGATCACGCTCAAATTCGCTGAGTTTGCAGTCAGCGGCGCCGGTCAACGGCGTGAGCGGATCACGATCGAAGGCGTGGTGGTCGAGGACGCCCTGGACATCTTCGCCCTGGCCGGGGGGAAGAACCTGGCCCTGGATCGCAGCTATGTCGCTAACGTGTCGGATGGGCTGTTGAACATCGCCTTCGCCCAGAACGGCGGCACGAAGACGCCGGTCGTCTCGGCGATCGAGGTGCGGCAGCTGGGCAGCAACGAAACACCCATCCCTACGCCCACGCCCACGCCGACGGCGACGCCCACCGCCACCCCTACCCCTTATCTGCTGCGCGTCAATGCCGCTGGCAATGCCTATACCGACAACCTGGGTCAGACCTGGCAGGCCGATACGGGCGGAACCTGGCAGTGGAACCGTGAAGCGACGCCGCGCTTCGTCGCCGACCTGGCCGGCAGCCAGATCGTCGATGCCGCCCTCTACCAGGATTGGCAGGAGGGCAACAAGGTCGAATTCAAGACCTCCCTGCCCAATGGCCCCTATCGGGTGGGCCTGCGTCTGGCCGATTTCGACGCCACCGCCGCCGGCCAGCGGGTGATGAAGGTCGTGCTCGAAAGTTATCAGGTCGAGGTGGGGCTGGATGTGTTCTCGCTGGTGGGCGGCAGGGCCGCGCTCGACCGCAGCTATGTCGTCACGGTCACGGACGGACAGTTGAACATCGTTCTCGAACGGGTGGCGGGCAATCTGCTGCCGGCGATACTGGGGGCGGTCGAGATCCAGGCCTATGACCCGGATGCCGTCGAGCCTCCCACACCCGGCCCCTACCTGCGTCGCGTCAACGTCGGGCGTTTGATCAGCTATGTCGACACCCAGAACCAAACCTGGGAACCGGATCAAGCCTGGAACGGTAGCTGGGGCTATCTGGATGGCGCCACTGCCAGCGCTGCCGTGAACGAAACCGCGGCGGTTGCCAATACCCTGGACGACCCACTCTATCAGGGCTGGCGCAATAAGGTCAATCAGTATCAGTTTGCCGCACCCGCCGGCGTCTACCGTCTGCTGTTCAAGTTCGCCGAATTCGAGAGCAGCAGCGCCAACAACCGGCTGATGCGGCTCAGCATCGAAGGGGCAGTGGTCGAATCGGCGCTGGATGTGTGGGCGCAGGTTGGGGCGGAGACGGCTCACGACCGGGTCTACTACGCGCAGATGACGGATGGCATCCTCAACCTGGCCTTTGCCAAGGCGGGCGGCAGCCGGAACCCGATGATCTCGGCCGTCGAAGTGCAACAGATCGGCGACATCGGCGGCCCCTATGCCAACATCCTCGATCTCACCGACGCGGCCGGGGCTTCGATCAGCTCGGTTCGCATCGGCAACCGGCTGTATGTCACCCTGCCCGACGCCGACGAGAATAGCGACAACGGCAGCGCCCAAACGGTGGTCGTGCAGGCCCTGGATACGGTCAGTGGCGACCAGGAAGCCGTCACCCTGACCGAGATCGCCGCCGACATCGGTGTCTTCCGCGGCGGCTTCATGCTTTCATCGGCGGTCGGGCAGGCCGTCAACGACGGCATCCTCAACACGGCCACCGGCCATACCCTCCTGGTTTGCTACGCCGACGCCAACGACTCCACCGACCAGCGCTGCAACACGGTTGTGACCCTGGCGCCGGGCAGCGCTGACCTGCAACTAAGCGCCTACTTCAGTGATGACACCCCAGACGAAAACCAGACCGTGAGCGCCCAGCTGACGGTGCGGAACAATCACGGCCCGGATGCCGCTACCAATCTGGTGATCGATGTCCTGGCGCCGGTCGGCATCGCTGTGCAATCCTACAACGCCACCCAGGGCGTCTTCGATGCGACCAGCCGGCAGTGGTACATCGAGTCTTTGCCGAAAGACGCCGAAGCCGTGCTCAGCGCCAACGGCATCGTCACCGCCCGCAGCGGCGAATACCTCACCGGCGGGGGGACCGTGCGGGTCATGGACCAGAGCGAACGGACGCCGGGCAACGAAACGGCCGGCGGCAGCGTGATGGTCAACCCGGTCGATATGCGGGTCACGCTGGCGGCCAATGACACGACCCCTGACGAAGGCCAGACTATCCGGCTGACCGTGGCCGCCAAGAACCTGGGGCCGGCCGCGCTGGCCTCGGGGCTGGCCGTGGCCGCGCCGGTGCCGGCGTCGCTGGAGTTGATGGCGGCCTCGGTCGAGCAGGGCAGCTACGATGCCAGTTCCGGGCTGTGGACGGTGGGCAGCCTGGGTCTGAACGTCGAAAAGCGCCTGTTCTTGGATGTCCGGCCCCGGCCCGGAACAGGCGGGCAGACCGTCGTCGCCAACGCCAACCTGTCCGCCGTCGACCAGGCCGAGACGAACGCCGGCAACAACGCCGCCGCCGTTTCCCTTGCGGTCAACGGCGTCGATATCGTGATCACAGCGACGGCCAACGCCGCCGTTGCCGCCGAGGGCCAGTCCGTAACTCTCACCATCAGCGCCAAGAACGATGGGCCGGGCAGTCTGGCCTCGGGCATCGTCGTGCGCGATGTGCTGCCATCTGGCCTCAGTTTCCTCTCTGCTTTGGCTGAGCAAGGCAGCTATAGCCAGGCCACCGGTCTGTGGACGCTGGGCAGCCTGAGCAAGGGGACGACCAAACGGCTGACCCTGGCCGCCCAGGTGGCGACCGGGACGATGGGTCAGACCCTCGTCGATGTGGCCGAGCTGACGGCCGTCGATCAATACGAAACGGACGCCACCGACAACAGCAGCAGCGTGGCCCTGACCGTGGCCACGCCGACGCCAACGGCCACGCCAACGCGGACGCCGACGCCCACCCCCACCTTTACTCCCACGCCCACCCTCACCCCCACCCCTACCAATACTCCGACCCCAACCGATACGCCAACTGCCACCCCTCTGCCTCCGCCCAACCAGACCGTCGCCGATGACTTCGACCCCAACGCCGATTATACCGGCAGCGACGGCACTGAACCCTGGCTCGGTTTCTGGCAGACCCTGGGCGATGCCAGCGGTCAGGTGGGCAGCTATGTCCAGATCCAACCCGGCTGCCAGTCGGGCGCTTGCCTCAGCATCAGCGTGGGCGGCGGCATCCCCGGCCACGGCATCCGTCGCGCCGTCGATCTCGCAGGCGTGCTCGCCCCAGAGCTGGCGTTCGACCTCGACGCCGGCGCTGGCTCGGCCGATGGCCAACTGGCCGTGCAGGCTTCGCTCGACGGCGCCGATTGGACGACGTTGGCGACCTTTATCCTGGGCGGCAGCTACCCGACCCACCAAACCCTGGCCCTGGGCGGGCTGACCGGCGCGTCCACACAAATCCGGTTCTATGTCGTCGCTGCCGCCGCCGAGCAGGCAACGATGTACGTTGACAACGTCACGGTCTCGTTCTTTCGCCCACCGCCCACCCCCACCCCCACCGAAACGCCAACTGCTACCCCCACGCCGACGCTGACGCCGACGCCCACCGAAACGCCGACTGCCACCGCCACGCCGACGCTGACCTCCACGCCCACCCCGCCGCCTTATCTCAAGCGGGTGAACAGCGGCGGCCTGGCCTACACCGATGGGCTTGGCCAGGTCTGGTCGGCGGATCAGAGCTACGGCGCCGCCGGTTGGTGGGGCTATATCAGCGGCTCGGCCAAATCGACGACCAAGGCCGTGGCCGGCACCAGCGACGACTTGCTCTATCAGAAATGGCGTGAGAACCCGGTCGAATATCGCTTTGCCGTCCCCAACGGCGTCTATCAGGTCACGCTCAAGTTCGCCGAATTCGAGGTCTCCAAAGCCACCGACCGCCTGATGATGATCACCATCGAGGGCGTGGTCGTGCAAAGTTCGCTCAGCATCTATGGTCTGGTGGGCAAAGAGACCGCCCTCGATCGCAGCTACGCGGTGACGGTGACGGACGGCGAGTTGAACATCCTCTTTGCCAAGAACGGCGGGCGCAAACCACCCGTCATCAGCGCCATCGAAATCAGACCCTAA